In the Geobacter sp. FeAm09 genome, one interval contains:
- a CDS encoding right-handed parallel beta-helix repeat-containing protein — MKNLVFRYVGFCLIILSLVVCRNTCAASEEAPLTRSAISAWLRGGVPLEAARPAASHAFDGPASSLQKRPDMRYDHATLTEDVTWRGTVQVSGALVVAPQATLRIEPGTTVRFIRGGGLRKARLIVMGRIQSVGTAEHPILFSSDAPTPVKGDWGGILLLATEKRNQFEHTAIEGAETGLEAHFSAFTAKSARVTLSKTGLSLRDSIATVEASSFSACETGAEVHDAEFELRDSSVSTNRQGMSLSRSSVVLASASVTDNGQFGMRADECRLRINSSTISSNGAGAMVTGGEGQIFMTRFMLNKGTALQLASTRMKIQRSLFADNDHDALRTEDGRATVWGCAFRGNGGFNLYNAGREEIAAVQNWWGFDDEKSISSKIFDASREPRSGAVQVFPWLSSQPPILP, encoded by the coding sequence GTGAAGAACCTTGTTTTCAGGTACGTCGGCTTCTGCCTCATAATCCTGTCTCTGGTGGTGTGCCGGAATACCTGTGCCGCGAGTGAAGAAGCCCCGCTCACCAGAAGCGCCATATCTGCCTGGCTCCGGGGTGGCGTCCCCCTCGAGGCGGCCCGCCCGGCGGCATCCCATGCCTTTGACGGCCCCGCTTCATCCCTCCAGAAACGCCCCGATATGCGTTATGATCACGCGACCCTCACCGAAGACGTCACCTGGCGTGGAACCGTGCAGGTCAGCGGGGCTTTGGTGGTTGCCCCCCAGGCCACGCTTCGCATCGAACCGGGGACCACGGTGCGCTTTATCCGTGGCGGCGGACTCCGCAAGGCCCGCCTGATCGTCATGGGCCGTATTCAGAGTGTCGGCACGGCCGAACATCCGATCCTGTTTTCTTCGGACGCCCCCACCCCGGTCAAGGGGGACTGGGGCGGCATCCTGCTGCTGGCGACCGAAAAGCGCAACCAGTTCGAACATACCGCCATCGAAGGCGCGGAAACGGGGCTTGAGGCCCATTTTTCGGCCTTTACCGCCAAGTCGGCGCGCGTCACCCTCTCCAAAACCGGTTTGTCGCTGCGCGACAGCATCGCCACCGTCGAGGCGTCGAGCTTCTCCGCCTGCGAAACAGGCGCCGAGGTTCATGACGCTGAATTCGAACTGCGCGACAGCAGCGTCAGCACGAACCGCCAGGGCATGTCCCTGTCCCGCTCGTCGGTCGTTCTGGCCTCCGCCAGCGTCACGGACAACGGCCAGTTTGGGATGCGGGCCGATGAATGCCGCCTCAGGATAAACTCCAGCACCATCTCCTCCAACGGTGCCGGTGCCATGGTAACGGGAGGGGAGGGGCAGATCTTCATGACGCGCTTCATGCTCAACAAGGGGACGGCCCTGCAGCTCGCCTCCACCCGCATGAAGATCCAGCGGTCTCTTTTCGCCGACAACGACCACGACGCCCTGCGGACCGAGGACGGCCGGGCGACGGTGTGGGGATGCGCTTTCCGCGGCAACGGCGGCTTCAACCTCTACAACGCCGGGCGGGAAGAGATTGCCGCCGTGCAGAATTGGTGGGGCTTTGACGATGAAAAGAGCATTTCCTCAAAAATATTCGATGCTTCACGCGAACCGCGCTCCGGCGCGGTACAGGTATTTCCCTGGCTTTCCAGCCAGCCGCCCATTCTACCGTGA
- a CDS encoding PhoH family protein: protein MKNFILDTNVLLHDPQSLFKFQDNNIIIPITVIEEVDRFKKDMNETGRNARQISRILDTMREKGSLAAGVTLPGQGTLRVELFSESYLKRLPVDLRVDSGDNRILAVALDMRDRFPDTELIFVTKDTNLRIKADAIGLAAEDYESDKIDIQDLYSGTRSIEMAPDAVDRFYGQNWLEAPEGLAPNEFITITDSTNPSHSAICRYDADSGHIVPVRKVPKEGIWSIFARNREQSFALDVLMDDSIKLVTLVGKAGTGKTLLAIAAGLHKTAEENVYNRLLVSRPVFPMGKDLGFLPGDIEEKLTPWMQPIFDNVELLISGHESEKRHSKGYKELMAMGLLDIEPLTYIRGRSIPNQYLIVDEAQNLTPHEIKTIVTRVGEGTKIILTGDPYQIDNPYVDSSSNGLSFLVERFKGEKIAAHVTLTKGERSELAELAANLL, encoded by the coding sequence GTGAAAAACTTCATCCTCGACACCAACGTTCTGTTGCATGATCCCCAATCCCTGTTCAAATTTCAGGACAACAACATCATCATCCCCATAACCGTTATCGAAGAGGTTGACCGCTTCAAGAAGGACATGAACGAAACCGGGCGCAATGCCCGCCAGATCTCGCGCATCCTCGACACCATGCGGGAAAAGGGCTCGCTGGCGGCCGGCGTTACGCTCCCGGGCCAGGGTACCCTGCGGGTCGAACTGTTCAGCGAAAGCTACCTCAAACGGTTGCCGGTGGATTTGCGGGTGGACAGCGGCGACAACCGCATCCTGGCGGTTGCCCTGGATATGCGCGACCGCTTTCCCGACACCGAGCTCATCTTCGTCACCAAGGACACCAACCTGCGCATCAAGGCCGATGCCATCGGCCTGGCCGCCGAGGATTACGAATCGGACAAGATCGACATTCAGGATCTCTATTCCGGGACCCGCAGCATCGAAATGGCCCCCGACGCCGTGGACCGGTTCTACGGCCAGAACTGGCTGGAGGCGCCGGAAGGGCTCGCTCCCAACGAATTCATCACCATCACGGACAGCACCAATCCCTCTCATAGCGCCATCTGCCGCTACGACGCGGACAGCGGGCACATCGTCCCGGTACGCAAGGTCCCCAAGGAGGGGATCTGGAGCATCTTCGCCCGCAACCGGGAACAGTCCTTTGCCCTGGACGTGCTGATGGACGATTCCATCAAGCTGGTGACCCTGGTGGGCAAGGCGGGCACCGGCAAGACGCTTCTGGCCATCGCCGCTGGCCTGCACAAGACCGCGGAGGAGAACGTCTACAACCGCCTGCTGGTCTCCCGCCCCGTATTCCCCATGGGCAAGGACCTGGGATTCCTGCCGGGCGACATCGAGGAAAAGCTGACCCCCTGGATGCAGCCGATCTTCGACAACGTGGAACTGCTCATCTCGGGCCACGAGTCGGAGAAGCGCCACAGCAAGGGGTACAAGGAGCTGATGGCCATGGGGCTTCTGGACATCGAACCCCTGACCTACATTCGCGGCCGTTCCATCCCCAACCAGTACCTGATCGTGGACGAGGCCCAGAACCTGACTCCCCATGAGATCAAGACCATCGTCACCCGGGTGGGGGAGGGGACCAAGATCATCCTGACCGGCGACCCCTACCAGATCGACAACCCCTACGTGGATTCGTCCAGCAACGGCCTGAGCTTTCTGGTGGAGCGGTTCAAGGGGGAGAAGATCGCCGCCCACGTGACCCTGACCAAGGGGGAACGTTCGGAACTGGCGGAACTGGCGGCAAACCTGCTGTAG
- the rlmB gene encoding 23S rRNA (guanosine(2251)-2'-O)-methyltransferase RlmB, which yields MKGELVFGVNPVREALRGVRGAFELYVQSSATDHRLEKILKLAEERGVPIRRRERDDLTKLCASSHHQGVALMVEPFSYADLDDLVARIDEAGQGGFLLVLDGIQDPHNLGALIRTAACAGCDGVIIPKDRAAGVTPTVEKASAGAVETIPVALVTNVAQTLQLLKDGGYWIYGLAGEAGQSLYDVDFSGKVVLLVGNEGEGIRPLVRKQCDVVLSIPLYGGVSSLNASVAGGIALFEAARRRGVPA from the coding sequence ATGAAAGGGGAATTGGTTTTCGGCGTCAATCCGGTTCGGGAAGCGCTGCGCGGTGTGCGTGGGGCTTTCGAGTTGTACGTCCAGTCCTCCGCCACCGACCATCGTCTGGAGAAGATTCTCAAGCTGGCCGAGGAACGGGGCGTCCCGATCCGCCGGCGCGAGCGCGACGATCTGACCAAGCTGTGTGCCTCCAGCCATCACCAGGGGGTGGCGCTCATGGTGGAACCCTTCAGCTATGCCGACCTGGATGACCTCGTGGCCCGCATCGACGAGGCGGGCCAGGGTGGCTTTCTATTGGTGCTGGACGGCATCCAGGACCCCCACAACCTGGGGGCGCTGATCCGCACCGCGGCCTGCGCCGGCTGTGACGGCGTCATCATCCCCAAGGACCGCGCCGCGGGCGTGACCCCCACCGTGGAAAAGGCCTCGGCCGGCGCGGTGGAGACCATCCCGGTGGCCCTGGTGACCAACGTGGCCCAAACCCTCCAACTGCTCAAGGATGGCGGCTACTGGATCTACGGCCTGGCCGGCGAGGCGGGACAATCGCTCTACGACGTGGACTTTTCCGGCAAGGTCGTCCTCCTGGTGGGCAACGAAGGCGAAGGAATCCGTCCCCTGGTGCGCAAACAGTGCGACGTGGTCCTGTCGATCCCGCTCTATGGCGGCGTATCCTCCCTGAACGCCTCGGTGGCCGGCGGCATCGCCCTGTTCGAGGCGGCGCGCCGGCGCGGCGTCCCGGCGTAG
- a CDS encoding EamA family transporter, producing the protein MSTTAFILIVISAVMHALWNLLVKRSSHKTVFIWWMFVASSLLFTLCLPLAAEPFRWPGPGTVLMIAIGAICYVLYHLFNGRAYRGGDLSVVYPLSQTSMIYVPIWGMILLRERLSLVGICGILLVILGTFSVQMQRFSLVELVRPFRNLRSQSVQAALTAGFIYSIGSIAEKTGVRNYSPLYFTYFLVLSMLAMMTINLVRPKYRPHVGQELRKHWVLVLWSGPVIMASFLTFRYGLNLSPVSYAVPVRQVSILVGVMIGILFLGESCGRIRTVAALLILAGAALIRLG; encoded by the coding sequence ATGAGCACAACCGCCTTTATCCTGATCGTCATCTCGGCGGTCATGCATGCCCTGTGGAACCTGCTGGTGAAGCGCAGCAGCCACAAGACCGTCTTCATCTGGTGGATGTTCGTCGCCTCCAGCCTGCTCTTCACCCTGTGCCTGCCGCTGGCTGCCGAACCGTTCCGGTGGCCCGGTCCCGGAACCGTGCTCATGATCGCCATCGGCGCGATCTGCTATGTCCTCTATCACCTCTTCAACGGCCGCGCCTACCGGGGGGGCGACCTGTCGGTCGTCTATCCCCTGTCCCAGACCTCCATGATCTACGTACCCATATGGGGCATGATCCTGCTGAGAGAGCGCCTTTCTCTCGTGGGCATCTGCGGCATCCTGCTGGTGATCCTCGGAACATTCTCGGTGCAGATGCAGCGTTTTTCCCTGGTCGAATTGGTGCGCCCCTTCCGCAACCTGCGCAGCCAATCGGTACAGGCGGCACTGACGGCCGGGTTCATCTACTCCATCGGCTCCATAGCCGAAAAGACCGGCGTCAGAAACTACTCGCCACTCTATTTCACCTACTTTCTGGTTCTCTCCATGCTGGCCATGATGACCATCAACCTGGTCCGGCCCAAGTATCGGCCCCATGTCGGGCAGGAATTGCGCAAGCATTGGGTTCTGGTGCTCTGGAGCGGCCCGGTCATCATGGCCTCGTTTCTCACCTTCCGCTACGGTCTCAACCTGTCGCCGGTCAGCTATGCCGTACCGGTCCGTCAGGTCAGCATCCTGGTGGGGGTAATGATCGGCATCCTGTTCCTCGGGGAGTCGTGCGGCAGAATCCGGACGGTTGCGGCCCTCCTGATCCTGGCCGGGGCGGCCCTGATCAGGCTCGGATAA
- a CDS encoding zinc dependent phospholipase C family protein, with protein sequence MPKELTHWMLAEQSLAGLDHTSRLAALIRENRDLYLAGAVLPDTLLHLVAGPHGPTALGLAHRFHDSLGNSYGPLIRAEEAYGPGGLPAGLSACLLGVLSHMQADIVFHPFVYAHSGVGDMGRHYRVETALDCHFSRRGVVFPTQRLDSLMTPAVRAELVTASALLFDPEGQLPRRVLEQALGLHCRIQAMYDSTFWKLVTRLLACLPVPLLRHARHLFYPLTRSGDDPAELLGTWRHPVTGEARTETPDDLAKEVVRRTVALFERIDAAGGLKDALAALPGENLLTGLHGVGQQEMERRLP encoded by the coding sequence ATGCCCAAGGAACTGACCCACTGGATGCTGGCCGAACAATCCCTGGCCGGGCTGGACCACACGAGCCGCCTTGCCGCTCTTATCCGTGAAAACCGGGACCTGTACCTGGCCGGGGCGGTCCTGCCCGACACGCTGCTACACCTGGTTGCCGGGCCCCATGGCCCGACCGCCCTGGGGCTGGCCCACCGTTTCCATGACAGCCTCGGCAACAGCTACGGGCCGCTCATCCGGGCCGAGGAGGCATACGGCCCTGGGGGACTTCCGGCGGGGTTGTCCGCCTGTCTGCTGGGGGTACTCTCCCACATGCAGGCCGATATCGTCTTTCACCCTTTCGTCTATGCCCACAGCGGCGTGGGAGACATGGGCCGCCACTACCGGGTGGAGACCGCCCTGGATTGCCATTTTTCCCGCCGGGGCGTCGTTTTCCCCACACAGCGGTTGGACAGCCTCATGACACCCGCCGTCCGGGCCGAACTGGTCACGGCCAGCGCCCTGCTGTTCGATCCCGAAGGACAACTGCCGCGCCGGGTGCTGGAACAGGCCCTGGGCCTCCACTGCCGCATCCAGGCCATGTACGACAGCACCTTCTGGAAGCTGGTCACCCGCCTGCTGGCCTGCCTGCCGGTTCCCCTGCTCCGGCATGCCCGCCACCTGTTCTACCCCCTGACCCGGTCCGGGGACGATCCCGCCGAACTGCTCGGCACCTGGCGTCATCCGGTTACGGGCGAAGCGAGAACCGAAACACCCGACGACTTGGCAAAGGAGGTGGTGCGGCGTACCGTGGCCCTGTTCGAACGGATTGACGCCGCAGGAGGCCTGAAAGACGCCCTCGCCGCTTTGCCGGGAGAAAACCTGCTGACCGGCCTCCACGGCGTCGGCCAGCAGGAGATGGAACGGCGTCTGCCGTAA
- the pyrF gene encoding orotidine-5'-phosphate decarboxylase — MLSEQARDKIIFALDVHGLADIDRWAAHLAGHVGMFKVGKELFTSCGPEAVRTVQRRGGRVFLDLKYHDIPNTVARAMVEAARLGVQLANLHALGGEEMMATAAAAVRTEFGDERPRLLAVTVLTSSTAETLRGVGIERPVEEMVVRLARLAKDAGMDGVVASPLEIEPIRAACGPDFLIVTPGVRPSFASLDDQKRVMTPAEAVASGADYLVIGRPIAKASDPVAAARLIVDEIAEGCP, encoded by the coding sequence ATGTTATCTGAACAAGCACGCGATAAAATCATCTTTGCCCTGGATGTGCACGGCCTGGCCGACATCGATCGCTGGGCGGCGCACCTGGCCGGCCACGTGGGGATGTTCAAGGTCGGCAAGGAACTGTTCACCTCCTGCGGCCCCGAGGCGGTGCGGACCGTGCAGCGTCGCGGCGGCCGGGTCTTTCTCGACCTCAAGTACCACGATATCCCCAACACCGTGGCCAGGGCCATGGTCGAGGCGGCCCGGCTCGGGGTGCAGTTGGCCAACCTGCACGCCCTGGGGGGCGAGGAGATGATGGCGACGGCCGCCGCCGCGGTGCGCACGGAGTTCGGCGACGAACGGCCCCGCCTGTTGGCCGTGACCGTCCTGACTTCGTCCACGGCGGAAACCCTGCGCGGGGTGGGGATCGAGCGGCCTGTAGAGGAGATGGTCGTCCGCCTGGCCCGCCTGGCCAAGGATGCCGGCATGGACGGCGTGGTCGCCTCCCCCTTGGAGATAGAGCCGATCCGCGCGGCCTGTGGCCCGGATTTCCTGATCGTCACCCCCGGCGTCCGCCCCTCGTTCGCCTCCCTGGACGACCAGAAACGCGTCATGACCCCGGCCGAGGCGGTCGCCTCCGGGGCCGATTACCTGGTGATCGGCCGCCCCATCGCCAAGGCGTCCGACCCGGTGGCCGCTGCTCGCCTGATCGTGGACGAGATCGCGGAGGGGTGCCCATGA
- a CDS encoding aminotransferase class V-fold PLP-dependent enzyme, which translates to MSIYLDNAATSHPKPESVYQAVMHAMREIGASPGRGGYGRSLEAGRLLLQAREAIATLFAIPDSSRVIMTHSTTEALNLALRGVLVPGDHVVTTSMEHNSLIRPLAALRSSGVEVTVVRGDAAGMVDPDDVRRALRPATCMIALAHISNVCGTIQAIDRMGAIAREAGALFLVDAAQSAGSEPIDVIRTGIDLLAAPGHKGLYGPQGTGFLYVSPAVQLKPLLQGGTGTSSTAEEQPLTLPDGFEAGTHNLPGIAGLKAGVEFVLEQGVAAIGNKERQLAAAAAERLAELPQVTLYGPSDPALRGGVLSFTVAGTDPAALAFMLDHNYDIAVRAGLHCAPQAHRTLGSFPGGTLRMSPGWFSTGEEIAIFCDAVVECCSEK; encoded by the coding sequence ATGTCCATCTATCTCGATAACGCGGCAACATCCCATCCCAAGCCGGAATCCGTGTACCAGGCGGTCATGCACGCCATGCGCGAGATCGGCGCATCACCGGGACGCGGGGGCTATGGGCGCTCCCTGGAGGCCGGGCGTCTCTTGCTTCAGGCCCGTGAAGCCATCGCCACCCTGTTCGCCATCCCCGACTCTTCGCGGGTCATCATGACCCACAGCACCACCGAGGCGCTCAATCTGGCGCTGCGCGGCGTCCTCGTCCCGGGCGACCATGTGGTCACCACCTCCATGGAGCACAACTCCCTGATCCGCCCCCTGGCCGCCTTGCGCTCATCCGGGGTGGAGGTGACCGTGGTTCGGGGCGACGCTGCCGGTATGGTGGATCCGGACGATGTCAGGCGCGCCCTGCGCCCCGCTACCTGTATGATCGCGCTGGCCCATATCTCCAACGTGTGCGGCACGATCCAGGCCATCGACCGCATGGGGGCGATCGCCCGGGAGGCCGGCGCGCTGTTCCTGGTGGATGCGGCCCAGTCGGCGGGCAGCGAGCCGATTGACGTGATCAGGACCGGCATCGACCTTCTGGCCGCGCCGGGGCACAAGGGGCTCTACGGCCCCCAGGGAACCGGGTTCCTCTACGTCTCCCCGGCCGTCCAACTGAAACCACTGCTCCAAGGGGGTACCGGCACCAGTTCCACTGCCGAGGAACAACCCCTGACCCTGCCGGACGGCTTCGAGGCGGGCACCCACAACCTGCCCGGCATCGCCGGACTCAAGGCCGGGGTGGAGTTCGTCCTGGAACAGGGCGTTGCCGCCATCGGGAACAAAGAGCGCCAATTGGCCGCAGCAGCCGCAGAGCGTTTGGCCGAACTGCCGCAGGTCACGCTCTACGGCCCGTCCGACCCGGCCCTGCGCGGCGGCGTGCTCTCCTTCACCGTGGCGGGAACCGACCCTGCTGCCCTGGCATTCATGCTGGACCACAATTACGACATCGCCGTGCGCGCCGGGCTGCACTGCGCCCCCCAGGCCCACCGCACCCTGGGCAGCTTCCCCGGCGGCACCCTGCGCATGAGCCCGGGCTGGTTCTCCACGGGCGAAGAGATTGCTATTTTCTGCGATGCCGTTGTAGAATGCTGCTCTGAAAAATAG
- a CDS encoding vitamin B12-dependent ribonucleotide reductase, with the protein MKKEPSHDAIPDLSKNAATVLEKRYLRRDTEGKVLETPADMFHRVADTIAAPDKKFDKKADLKGLADTFYRMMTNFEFLPNSPTLMNAGRQLGQLSACFVLPVGDSMEEIFDAVKFTALIHKSGGGTGFSFSRLRPANDVVSSTTGISSGPLSFMRVFDIATETIKQGGTRRGANMGILRVDHPNIMDFIMCKADQKQLNNFNISVGLTEKFMQAVERDEEYDLINPRDQKVFGRQNARKVFHRIVVQAWENGEPGIIFLDRLNRDNPTPHIGEIESTNPCGEQPLLPYESCNLGSINLGKFVKDGTVDWKRLKTVVHDSVHFLDNVIEANNYPLQQIHDMTHGNRKIGLGVMGWADMLIMLAVPYNSEEAVKLGKKVMKFINDEGHLASQELGKQRGSFPNFTGSIFDKKGATPMRNATVTTIAPTGTISIISNASSGVEPLFAVSYIRTVMDKNVLVEVNPMFEQIAKERGFYSEALMKKIAEHGTVHDIPEVPEDVRRVFVTAHDITPEDHIQMQAAFQLYTDNAVSKTVNFPNSATMDDVEKAYMLAYETGCKGVTIYRDGSRDEQVLSTGKKEEQQAAVAATPVEDEKKAIKRDRPKALKGWTYQMQTGCGPLYVTVNEDNTGLFELFTTMGKAGGCAASQSEAIGRMVSLAWRSGVQARQVIKQLLGISCHCPSGFGDNRILSCADAVAKAIQAHMVANGYDINAETATLDRGACPDCGGIIEHEGGCCVCRVCGYSECA; encoded by the coding sequence ATGAAAAAGGAACCCTCACACGACGCCATCCCCGACCTTTCCAAAAACGCCGCAACCGTCCTCGAAAAGCGCTATTTGCGGCGCGATACCGAGGGCAAGGTGCTGGAGACGCCGGCGGACATGTTCCACCGCGTCGCCGATACCATTGCGGCTCCCGATAAAAAGTTCGACAAAAAGGCCGACCTCAAAGGTTTGGCCGACACGTTTTACCGCATGATGACCAACTTCGAATTCCTTCCCAACTCCCCCACCCTGATGAACGCCGGGCGCCAACTGGGGCAGCTCTCGGCCTGTTTCGTCCTGCCGGTGGGCGATTCCATGGAAGAAATCTTCGACGCCGTCAAATTCACCGCCCTGATCCACAAGTCCGGCGGCGGCACCGGTTTTTCCTTCTCGCGCCTGCGCCCGGCCAACGACGTGGTCAGCTCGACCACCGGCATCTCCAGCGGCCCGCTCTCCTTCATGCGGGTGTTCGACATCGCCACGGAAACCATCAAGCAGGGCGGCACCCGCCGCGGCGCCAACATGGGCATCCTGCGGGTCGATCACCCCAACATCATGGATTTCATCATGTGCAAGGCCGACCAGAAGCAGCTCAACAACTTCAACATCTCGGTCGGTTTGACCGAGAAATTCATGCAGGCCGTGGAGCGGGACGAGGAGTATGACCTGATCAATCCCCGCGACCAGAAGGTCTTTGGCCGTCAGAACGCCCGCAAGGTCTTCCATCGCATCGTGGTGCAGGCCTGGGAAAACGGCGAGCCGGGCATCATCTTCCTGGACCGCCTCAACCGCGACAACCCGACCCCCCACATCGGCGAGATCGAATCCACCAACCCCTGCGGCGAACAGCCGCTGCTGCCCTACGAATCCTGCAACCTGGGCTCCATCAACCTGGGAAAATTCGTCAAGGACGGCACCGTTGACTGGAAACGGCTGAAAACCGTCGTGCACGACTCGGTCCACTTCCTGGACAACGTCATCGAGGCCAACAACTACCCCCTCCAGCAGATCCACGACATGACCCACGGCAACCGCAAGATCGGCCTGGGGGTCATGGGATGGGCCGACATGCTGATCATGCTGGCAGTTCCCTACAACTCCGAAGAGGCGGTCAAGCTGGGCAAAAAGGTGATGAAGTTCATCAACGACGAAGGGCATCTGGCATCCCAGGAGTTGGGCAAGCAGCGCGGCTCCTTCCCCAACTTTACGGGCTCCATCTTCGACAAAAAGGGTGCAACGCCCATGCGCAACGCCACGGTCACCACCATTGCGCCCACCGGCACCATCTCGATCATATCCAACGCCTCCTCCGGCGTGGAGCCGCTCTTTGCCGTTTCCTACATCCGTACCGTCATGGACAAGAACGTGCTGGTGGAGGTCAACCCGATGTTCGAGCAGATTGCCAAGGAACGTGGTTTCTATTCCGAAGCGCTGATGAAGAAGATCGCCGAGCACGGCACCGTCCACGACATTCCCGAGGTACCGGAGGACGTGCGCCGGGTATTCGTCACCGCCCACGACATCACCCCCGAAGACCATATTCAGATGCAGGCCGCCTTCCAGCTCTACACCGACAACGCGGTCTCCAAGACGGTCAACTTCCCCAATTCGGCCACCATGGACGATGTGGAAAAGGCCTACATGCTGGCCTACGAAACCGGCTGCAAAGGCGTCACCATCTATCGTGACGGTTCCCGCGACGAGCAGGTGCTCTCCACCGGCAAGAAAGAGGAACAACAGGCCGCCGTGGCCGCCACGCCGGTGGAAGACGAGAAGAAGGCCATCAAGCGCGACCGTCCCAAGGCGCTCAAGGGGTGGACCTACCAGATGCAGACCGGCTGCGGCCCGCTCTACGTCACCGTCAACGAGGACAACACCGGCCTGTTCGAACTCTTCACCACCATGGGCAAGGCCGGCGGCTGCGCCGCATCCCAGAGCGAGGCCATCGGCCGCATGGTGTCCCTGGCATGGCGCAGCGGCGTCCAGGCCCGCCAGGTCATCAAGCAGCTTCTGGGGATTTCCTGCCACTGCCCCTCGGGCTTCGGCGACAACCGCATCCTCTCCTGCGCCGATGCCGTGGCCAAGGCTATCCAGGCCCACATGGTGGCCAACGGCTACGACATCAACGCCGAAACCGCCACCCTTGACCGGGGCGCCTGCCCCGATTGCGGCGGCATCATCGAACACGAGGGGGGCTGCTGCGTCTGCCGCGTCTGCGGCTATTCGGAGTGCGCGTAA
- a CDS encoding DUF86 domain-containing protein — MVRDDQVYLAHIKDALQQISTYTDGMDTDAFLANRMVQDAVIRQLEIVGEATKKLSESFRRRFPFIPWKDLAGFRDKLIHQYFGVDLTTVWQSVVDDVPTLLDELKRIDMSA, encoded by the coding sequence ATGGTACGGGACGATCAGGTATACCTTGCCCATATCAAGGACGCCTTGCAGCAGATTTCCACGTACACTGACGGCATGGATACCGACGCTTTTCTTGCCAACCGCATGGTGCAGGATGCCGTGATCAGGCAGCTTGAGATTGTCGGCGAGGCAACCAAAAAACTGTCGGAAAGTTTCAGGAGACGTTTCCCCTTCATCCCCTGGAAAGATCTTGCCGGCTTTCGGGACAAGCTGATTCATCAATATTTTGGGGTAGACCTGACAACGGTGTGGCAATCGGTCGTCGATGATGTACCTACTTTGCTGGATGAATTGAAAAGAATTGATATGTCGGCATGA
- a CDS encoding nucleotidyltransferase family protein, with translation MAQVTPFDDKIISFMHRHGAEKIGVFGSYARNEARADSDLDLMVWFKEQKSLLGMIRIERELSELLGVKIDLLTEQAVSPYLIDRIRRELKVIS, from the coding sequence ATGGCGCAGGTTACGCCGTTCGACGACAAAATTATCAGCTTCATGCACCGTCACGGCGCTGAAAAGATTGGCGTATTCGGTTCCTACGCCCGTAACGAGGCACGGGCGGACAGTGACCTGGATCTTATGGTCTGGTTCAAGGAGCAAAAAAGTCTTCTCGGGATGATTCGCATCGAACGAGAACTGTCCGAACTGCTGGGCGTCAAGATTGACCTGTTGACCGAACAGGCTGTCAGCCCCTATCTGATTGACCGTATACGCCGAGAACTCAAGGTGATTTCCTGA